In one window of Methanosarcina vacuolata Z-761 DNA:
- a CDS encoding DHH family phosphoesterase has protein sequence MSELENLTNLAKNAAEKIRKYRFVRVVSHNDADGLTSAGIMAQALLRAGICFQLSIAGRLDEAVIEDVNKSISRNDLVIFCDMGSGQPELIEKVEADVIVLDHHQPVGQSPAKAVVNAHLVGIDGATDISASGTCYLVARELAADNVDLAGLALAGAIGDKQLFHTANAFILEEALKAGVVSIRKGLKVGDGDLVDVLAYSTEPFLDITGYPEKVTEFLNQLGLSGKIENLSEEEISRLANAVALKLVRQASPEAIEAVIGEVLLLNRELVRNVYDFISILDTCGKQKIYGLAISLCLKDQESINEAISLNKEHKKKLTLNARENVEKISKGENLWYVVTADAISTGNLASTVVRYLHPELPFICINESEGILKVSARGTRELVSKGLDLAFALREAAGAVGGRGGGHSVASGASIPLGSVEEFLSIADRIIGDQLQKTGAKNQKR, from the coding sequence TTGAGCGAGCTTGAGAATCTGACAAATCTTGCAAAAAATGCAGCCGAAAAAATCCGGAAATACAGATTTGTGCGCGTAGTCTCACATAATGATGCTGATGGGCTGACCTCAGCCGGGATAATGGCACAGGCTCTGCTGCGGGCAGGCATTTGTTTCCAGCTTTCGATAGCTGGAAGGCTGGATGAAGCTGTTATTGAAGACGTGAACAAGAGCATCTCCAGGAATGACCTTGTCATTTTTTGCGATATGGGCAGCGGGCAACCTGAACTTATTGAGAAGGTGGAAGCTGATGTTATAGTGCTTGACCACCACCAGCCTGTAGGGCAATCTCCAGCAAAAGCCGTTGTAAATGCCCATCTGGTTGGAATCGACGGAGCAACTGATATCTCAGCTTCTGGCACCTGCTATCTTGTAGCCAGAGAACTGGCAGCCGATAACGTTGACCTTGCAGGGCTGGCCCTTGCAGGTGCAATTGGAGATAAGCAACTTTTTCACACGGCCAATGCCTTCATCCTGGAGGAAGCCTTAAAAGCAGGGGTCGTTTCTATTCGGAAGGGGCTCAAAGTAGGAGATGGAGACCTTGTAGACGTGCTCGCATACAGTACTGAACCTTTTCTGGATATAACCGGTTACCCTGAGAAAGTTACAGAATTTTTGAACCAGCTCGGGCTTTCAGGAAAGATTGAAAACCTGTCTGAAGAGGAAATCTCAAGGCTTGCCAATGCTGTCGCCCTGAAACTTGTCAGGCAAGCAAGCCCGGAAGCTATTGAGGCTGTTATAGGAGAAGTTTTGCTTCTGAATCGGGAGCTTGTAAGAAACGTTTACGATTTTATCTCCATCCTTGACACATGCGGAAAGCAGAAAATCTACGGGCTGGCTATTTCTCTTTGCCTGAAAGACCAGGAGAGTATTAATGAAGCCATCTCTTTAAATAAAGAGCATAAGAAGAAACTTACACTGAACGCCAGAGAAAACGTAGAAAAAATTAGCAAAGGGGAGAATCTCTGGTATGTTGTTACTGCTGATGCCATTTCTACCGGGAACCTTGCAAGCACGGTCGTCCGTTACCTTCACCCCGAACTTCCTTTTATTTGCATAAATGAATCCGAAGGAATCCTGAAAGTCTCGGCAAGAGGAACCCGTGAACTTGTCTCAAAGGGACTTGACCTTGCTTTTGCCCTTAGAGAAGCTGCAGGTGCAGTTGGTGGAAGAGGAGGCGGGCACAGTGTAGCTTCCGGGGCTTCAAT